A portion of the Gammaproteobacteria bacterium genome contains these proteins:
- the pip gene encoding prolyl aminopeptidase has product MRALYPEISENHSFFLPVDELHTLYVEECGNPDGLPALFLHGGPGAGCENNHRRFFNPGAWRIVLFDQRGSGRSTPHAELKDNTTQHLIADIEKIRAHLGIERWVVFGGSWGSTLALAYAAAHPQRCLSLILRGVFLCRRRDLLWFYQDGARFLFPDWWRSFEEVIAPEERGDMIGAYYRRLTGDDEQARLKAAIAWSVWEGRTATLRPKPAVVEFFSNPHVALSLARIECHYFINRIFLDEGQLLDDAAKIADIPGVIVHGRYDAVCPLEQAWLLHRHWPRAQLQIADGAGHSAFEPAIIHRLVEATDAAARQFAGR; this is encoded by the coding sequence ATGCGCGCGCTTTACCCGGAAATCAGCGAAAACCATTCGTTTTTCCTGCCGGTGGACGAATTGCACACGCTCTATGTGGAAGAGTGCGGCAATCCCGACGGGCTGCCGGCGCTGTTTCTGCACGGCGGGCCGGGCGCCGGGTGCGAGAACAACCACCGCCGCTTCTTCAATCCCGGCGCCTGGCGCATCGTGCTGTTTGACCAGCGCGGCAGCGGGCGCTCGACGCCGCACGCCGAACTGAAAGACAACACCACGCAGCACCTGATCGCCGACATTGAAAAAATACGCGCGCATCTCGGCATTGAACGCTGGGTTGTGTTCGGCGGCTCGTGGGGTTCGACGCTGGCGCTCGCCTACGCCGCGGCGCACCCGCAGCGCTGCCTGTCGCTGATTCTGCGCGGCGTGTTTCTGTGCCGCCGCCGCGATTTGCTGTGGTTTTACCAGGACGGCGCGCGCTTTCTTTTTCCGGACTGGTGGCGCTCGTTCGAGGAGGTCATCGCGCCCGAAGAGCGCGGCGACATGATCGGCGCCTATTACCGCCGCCTGACCGGCGACGACGAACAGGCGCGGCTGAAGGCTGCCATCGCGTGGTCGGTGTGGGAAGGCCGCACCGCGACGCTGCGGCCCAAGCCTGCCGTTGTCGAGTTCTTCAGCAACCCGCATGTCGCGCTGAGCCTGGCGCGCATTGAATGCCATTACTTTATCAACCGCATCTTCCTGGACGAGGGGCAACTGCTGGACGACGCCGCCAAAATCGCCGATATTCCGGGCGTGATTGTGCACGGGCGCTACGACGCGGTGTGCCCGCTGGAGCAGGCGTGGCTGCTGCACCGGCACTGGCCGCGGGCACAACTGCAAATCGCCGACGGCGCCGGGCATTCGGCGTTTGAGCCGGCCATCATCCACCGCCTGGTCGAGGCCACCGACGCGGCGGCGCGGCAATTCGCCGGACGGTGA
- the hisB gene encoding imidazoleglycerol-phosphate dehydratase HisB — protein sequence MTARTSSVRRHTAETQIDIELNLDGSGKSRIEIGIPFLEHMLDQFRKHGCFDLDLRASGDLEVDDHHTVEDAGITLGQAFTRALGDKKGIRRYGHAYVPLDEALSRVVVDFSGRPGLDYHVRYPRARIGEFDVDLIHEFFQGFVNHAQATLHIDNLRGDNSHHIAETVFKAFARACRMAVEPDSRMAAGLPSTKGVL from the coding sequence ATGACCGCGCGCACCAGCAGCGTCCGGCGCCACACCGCCGAGACACAGATAGACATTGAACTGAATCTGGACGGTTCCGGAAAGAGCCGCATTGAAATCGGCATTCCGTTTCTTGAACACATGCTCGACCAGTTCCGCAAGCACGGCTGTTTTGATCTGGACCTGCGGGCCTCCGGCGACCTTGAAGTGGACGACCACCACACCGTCGAGGACGCCGGCATCACGCTCGGCCAGGCCTTTACCAGGGCGCTCGGCGACAAGAAAGGCATTCGCCGCTACGGCCACGCCTATGTGCCGCTGGACGAGGCGCTGTCGCGCGTGGTGGTTGATTTTTCCGGGCGTCCGGGGCTGGACTATCATGTGCGCTACCCGCGCGCGCGCATCGGCGAGTTTGATGTGGACTTGATTCACGAGTTTTTCCAGGGCTTTGTCAACCACGCGCAGGCGACGCTGCACATTGACAACCTGCGCGGCGACAACAGCCACCACATCGCCGAGACCGTGTTCAAGGCGTTCGCCAGGGCGTGCCGCATGGCGGTGGAGCCGGATTCGCGCATGGCCGCCGGCCTGCCCTCTACCAAGGGCGTGCTTTGA